From the Burkholderia sp. GAS332 genome, one window contains:
- a CDS encoding Site-specific recombinase XerD produces the protein MKPATTMVSLVEDYLEYRRRLGFALESDARRLLCFARFADQVGHRGPITEELALRWASLSTRTTAITRAGRLKILSPFAKYRLQFDPTTEIAPPGLCGPGYRRLTPHIYSEEEIKALLVTARQLPPTGGLRPVTCETVFGLLAATGLRISEALALRRLDVDVERGLLTIRQSKFRKSRLVPLHPTTTEALRAYACDRDKRLRASTTDAFFVSDSGRPMNYRQIEYAFACLRVQLGWRARGGHPHPRIHDLRHSFICRRLIGWYQEGINVDNSMLVLSTYVGHTQVTDTFWYVTGIPELMAIAGDRFERFAQGGSHA, from the coding sequence ACCACCATGGTCTCCCTGGTCGAGGACTACCTCGAATACCGGCGGCGACTCGGCTTTGCCCTGGAGAGTGACGCGAGGCGGCTGCTGTGCTTTGCTCGCTTCGCCGATCAGGTCGGTCATCGCGGTCCGATCACGGAGGAACTCGCCTTACGTTGGGCCAGTTTATCGACCCGCACCACCGCCATCACGAGGGCGGGCCGATTGAAGATCTTGAGCCCATTCGCCAAGTATCGTCTGCAATTTGATCCCACCACCGAAATTGCTCCGCCCGGACTTTGTGGACCGGGATACCGACGGCTAACCCCGCATATATATTCGGAGGAGGAGATCAAGGCGTTATTGGTTACTGCGCGACAACTTCCGCCCACCGGTGGCCTGCGTCCAGTTACCTGTGAAACCGTCTTCGGTCTGCTCGCCGCTACCGGTTTGCGTATATCGGAGGCGTTGGCTCTTCGGCGCCTGGACGTAGACGTCGAACGCGGCCTGCTCACGATCCGGCAGAGCAAGTTTCGCAAATCGCGTCTGGTTCCTCTACATCCGACCACCACCGAGGCCCTCCGTGCCTATGCGTGTGATCGCGATAAAAGGTTACGCGCGTCAACGACCGACGCGTTCTTTGTGTCGGACAGCGGCAGACCGATGAACTATCGCCAGATCGAATACGCCTTCGCCTGTCTTCGCGTACAGCTGGGATGGCGGGCTCGAGGAGGTCACCCGCACCCACGCATCCACGACCTGAGGCACAGCTTTATCTGCCGCCGTCTGATCGGCTGGTACCAGGAGGGAATCAATGTCGACAACTCGATGCTTGTGCTCTCCACCTATGTCGGACACACCCAGGTCACCGACACTTTCTGGTATGTGA